GATTATTGCGAGGATCGAAACACGCGGGATTCAAAATCGGTCGGCCAATCCCCTGCATTTCCTTGGCATAGCCTTCCCGATTGCGAAACAGCCAAATCGTCGTCGGTCGTCGGGTGCGAAATCGCGGCTGCAAAAATCGCGTATATGCGGCATAAATCTGTTCCAATCGCACGGCAGTCCGACGGACCAACGCTTCGGGTGCATCCGAATTCAGCACGAAAAAATCGGAAACATATCGCAATCCCGCTCCGGGTTTGCCTTGCCAATCGATCGGCTCGATGAGCAGATTTTCCGAGCGAATTTGCTCCTGCTGACCGGCCTGCGCGATGCCATCGAGTTGCGCTTTGAGCTGCTTGCGTTGCTGCGGCGTGAGTCGATCGATGCCGACAATTTCCTCAGTGGAGATGGTCGTGTGGAACGAGACGGTCGGTCGCCCGGCCTTGCGTTGGACCAATTGAAAGCGAACATGGGTGGGAGTTTCGACTTCGATCATTCCTGAGAGCGTCGCCCCATTGCGCAGGCGAAGGACATCCAATTGCCAATTCGATTGATTCCGGGGATCGGCAGCCAATTCCGAGACGTCGTTGAGGAACACCATCCCGAGGATGGCGACCACAATCCCGTTCCGGATGCCGGTGCGAAGATGGGATCGCGTCATCGAATCCGCCTCTTGGAATCAGAAGCATGCAAAGACTTGAGTTGTCCTACTATAGCATCCGTTGCCGCGATTGCCAATGATCGACCCTCCAGAACGAAGGGAACTGTTCGGTTTCTTTCGCGGCGGCGTTTGCCCAGGATTCGGAGTTCGTCTGGATGCGCTGGGGAAATTGGGGTATTCTGCGCGGGACTTGGAGATGAGCGTTTCCCGGCAAGGATGCACCGAATGCACTTATTCATCAGTGCTGGCGAACCCAGCGGCGATCTTCACGGCTCGAATCTCATTCACGCCCTGCGTCAACGAGTGCCCAACATTCGCTTCACCGGACTGGGCGGCGAGAAGATGGAAGCAGCGGGCTGCCCGTTGTTGGATCCGATGGCCAATCATTCGGTGATGGGATATAAAGCCGTCCTGCAAAATCTTTCGTATTTCATTTCGTTGGTCGGTCGCGCCCGGTGCGAAATTCGCAAAACGCGGCCCGATGCCGTCGTGGTCATCGATTATCCAGGGTTTCACTTCGGTTTGGCCAAACGGGTGAAGCCGCTGAATATCCCCGTATTCTGGTTTGTCGCTCCGCAATTGTGGGCATGGGCGAATTGGCGGGTCCGAAAGATGCAGCGCTGGGTGGACATGGTGCTAACGACGCTGCCCTTTGAAGAGACGTGGTTCCGCGACCGGGGTGTGAACGCGAAGTGGGTGGGGCATCCGTATTTCGATGAATTGCGACACCAACCGCGTGATACGATGTTTCTGCAATCGCAACGCCAGATTGCCGGGCCACTGATCGCGATTCTCCCCGGCTCCCGTCGCCGCGAAGTCGAACGCAACTTGCCAATGCAACTGCGCGCCGCCGCGAAAATCCACGCCAGTCGCCCAGATGTTCGCTTTGCCGTCGCCTCGTTCAACGATGTGCAAGCGGGAATCGCCCGCGAAATGGTACAGCAACAGAACGCAATCCGTCCGATCCCCGTCGAAGTCTTCCAGGGACGCACCCCCGAATTGATCGAAACCGCGACGGCGTGCATCTCCGTATCCGGCTCGGTCAGTCTCGAATTGATGCACGCTCTCAAGCCCGCCGTCATTCACTATCACATCAGTTGGATTGACCAAAAGATTATGGAACGTGCCTTGACCGTGCCGTACATCACGCTGGTGAATCTGCTGGAAAATCAACGTGTTTACCCGGAATATCTCGGGAACGAAGACCGCAGTTCCGAGATTGCCGAGCACATTCTCGGTTGGCTGAATTCGCCCAGCGAATTGGCGGCGAAAATCGCCCAACTCCAGTCGATTCGGGATCGCGTCGCCATTCCCGGCGCCTGCTCGAATGCCGCGGACGCAATTCTGGAACGAATCGCCGAACTACAATCGAACCGCTCCCGCCGCGCCGCCTCGTGAGCCGTCAGTCCCGGAAAGCCTCCCTGCCCTCGCCGGTCTGCTGCAACGCCTGGTTGAAGACGCAGTCCCGAAACCCGGACGCCTGAGTGCAGGGAACTTGACTTTGGGATACTCAAACACTCCCCGATCCGTCCGTCAATGCCCGACACGTTTCTGGTGACTCGCGCAGCCCGGTGGGTCGATTGGCGGCGTCGAGCCTGATCCGCTCGCAGAGCTACCTCGGAGCGTTTTTGCGGCAGAAGCGGGCTCACCTGGGTTCCTCGAAAGCGATTCCGGCAACTCGGACGCGTTCCCGGCGAGGCTCCCAAACAACCAACCGGCGAGAGGGCCGACGATCAGCAACAATCCCGGCACCCAGCCGGGTGCCTCTTGGTAACGTTCGTTGAGCGGGTGATCCTCTCGAAGCGAGTCCTGCGCCGAGCGAAGGGAGAAATGGGCGACGAGACCACCGAAGATGCCGATCAGGAGGAATCCCCAGAACGCCCCTCGTCGCCGCTTGTCCGCCCGTGCATTTCGCATAACTGGTTCCTTATGCATTTCGCATAACTGATTTCTTCCGAACTCAAGTCGGTCACGACGGCTTGTTGTGGACGACGATACCCTGCCGACCGACGCAATACGTTTGGGTCACCTCGACGTGAAAATTGTAGACGGGAGTGATTGGCAGACTCTGGAGGTGTTGGACGGATCGCACAACGCAGTGGGAGCAATCCTTCGATTTAAGCCTCATGCCGACTCGAAGCTCACCCGCCATCAGCCAGCGGTCAAGTGAGCTGTGACCCATTGAAACGCTACATGCCCCCGCCGTCCGCTGCAGTGCCGGGTTCGGCTGCGTTTGGAAAGCAGTGACGGCACTTGTTGAGCCTATACATCCCGACCTGCTCACCAGTCAGTAGATCCCAGACTGGCAGTTCCATGCCGTCAAGGAACATGTGGGCAGGAATCTCGCCAACATTTGTTAAGCCGATGAACGACCCCAAGTCTGCGAAAGCCAGGTTGTGCGAGCCCCAGAAGCCATCCGTTGAGACGATATGAAGCTCTCCACTATTCGGGTTGAGCACATACTCGAATCCGACCTTCTGAGCCTCAGTGTAAAGCCCCAAGTTCCGGAGAATGGTTCCGTACAAGCTCAACTGGCGCATGATAACCTCTTTGACTCGTAGCATGGGTCCGGTTAACGCATGCCGAGCATCTCCCTGATGTTTGCCTCGGAGCGAGCGGAAATCTTCTGGTCCCGCAGGTTCGACAACACGATCTCGAAGAACTGCTTCCCGTCTTCGTCCGGAGCGTCCGCAGGGTCGGGGTCGTGCAGCTTGTGGTAGATTGGGGTCAGGTCTTTACTGTCTGCAACGCTTTCCAGGGCGGAGATTGTGCCCTGCGTGAAGCTGTGCAGGTCTTTCAGGAACGCCGCAACGACCGACTCAACCTCTTGCTCCGTTTTTTGGGTGAACGACAAAGCCGCCCCACTGAACTGATCCACCGCGTTCCCGAAAGATTGGGCGAAGTCGGTGTCTGACTTACCCCGCCAGTCGTCCCACACTTGGGCACCGATCGCACCGATGCCTCCTCCGAAGAAGCCGGCGGCGAACCCGAGCACATAGTCCCAGACGCTGTTGCGGGTCATGATGGCGTGGTAGCGAGAATGGAACTCCTGAAGCTGCCGGAAGTGGTTCTGGATCACGACCAAGTCTTGCCGGTGGGCTTGCACCGCGCGACGGAGTTGTTGACGCAGACTTTCGCCCTCTTTGGCGGGGTCTTCGAGCCAGCGATGCTGCACGAACTGAGTGACCTTGGGCCACACGGCGAGCAATTCGGAAGTATAGCCTTTGATCAACTCCGGGCCGACCGCGGTGATGCCGTCGAGCGACTCGTCAAGCATCGGAGCCGCGTTCGTCAAATCCACTTGCTGCATCGCTTCTTGGACGAGTCGCGCGATATCGTGGCGTGGGGTACCGTCCACGACTTGGTTGATGAAGCTGAGGAAGTTGTGAATCTGAATGTTGACGGGGTTCAGCCGCACGACCACCCGCATCGCCTCAGCCCAAAACAACTGCACGTCTGCTGAATCGTCCCGCAGTTGCGAAATCATCCGGCGGTTGGCGATAGGATCGACGCGACCGGCTGTGGTCCCGTTAGCTGATACCGCCACGACCGATGTCGTTTTGGGCGGTGGCGGCGGTGCCCGAAACAGGCCCTTGATGGTCCCGGCCTGCACCCAATCGGTTAAACCATCTTGCCACACAAGGTCGGTGCGGTCCAAGGTGCCCGCGATTGTGCGCCTTTGCAGTTCCGAATAGCTAAGCGGGCCTTCGGTGATATTGTGTCGCAGGACGTGCCACTCAGCATCAGCCACTGAAGTGCCCTCCACTCACCGAACTCTTGATTCGATTGCGCCGCAAGGAAACGCCCCTTGCGCGTTACGCAATCGATCACAATCTTGTTGTCACATTTGCTTCCTGCGAAACTTCAATCCCAATCGTTGGTTCCGGTCATTTTTCCGAATGGGTCGCCAGCGAAAGTTTGGGTCGGGCGCAATCGAAATCCTGGAGCAGCGTTCGTTTCTCTGATTATTTGAGACTACCCAATTCCAGTACCGTTGTGCAATCGAAAACTCGCCAGTTTTCCGACCGAATTCTCAGGCGAACTTTTTCCCCCGAAATCGTCGGATCGAGTGCGTGCGAACCTTCGGTGATTGCATGCCTTCACGCCGCGCAAGGAAAGCCTCACCGTTTCACCATCGTCGTCGATCGTCGCCATCTCAGAACCACGAGCGTCGGAATACGTCGCGGGGTACCGATCCACGTCACGCCTCCGTCGTCGAACTCGTTATTCGATTGCCCCTGCGCAATCGATTCCGCCCGAGGCAATCCGATGTCGCCGCGCCAGGTTGGCACATCAGACAAAAACACACAAACGATTGTCAATCTTTGTGTAAAACAAATGCGCGGCGATCTGCGGCCGAACTCCCAGTAATCTGCCGCTTCGCCGGGTGGGAGTCTCCACCGGAATTGCCGTGCGAATTGGCCCCCTTTCGAACCCGCGATGCGAAGTTTCGCAAGAATTTCCAGCGGGGCGGATCCCCATTCCGCCGCATGCCATGAACCCGTGTCCGCGAAATGATCCTGTTGAGTGACGGAATCGCGCGCTACGAAATCACAGTCAACCGATTCCACCTGCATCGAATTCCGGTTACACTGCCATGCAGAGTCGTAGCCTCATGTGCCCCCTGGCCCGATTTTTCCTCGGGAGGATTCCCATCATGCGAATCGGAATTCTGGGCATTTGCCTGATCTTCCCGGGATTGACCTCGCCGATTCGGGCCGAATCGCCGCATCACTGGGCCTGGCAACCGCTTCGGGTCGCCACTCCCCCTGCGGTCCGTGAGGCGGGTTGGATTCGCACGCCCGTCGATGCCTGGATTCTCGCCCAACTGGAGTCGGCCGCGCTCCCGCATGCGCCCCAGGCCGACCGTCGATCGTTGATTCGTCGCATCACCTACGACCTGATTGGACTCCCCCCCACGTCTGCGGAGGTGGACGCGTTTCTGGCCGATTCCTCGCCGCATGCCTGGGAAAATCTTGTCAACCGGCTACTGGACAGTCCGCATTATGGCGAACGCTGGGCACGCATGTGGTTGGATGTGGCCCGGTATGCGGACACCAAAGGCCCCATTTTCTTCGAGGAAGCGGAGTTCCCCTGGGCATGGACGTACCGCGATTATGTGATCGAATCGTTCAATCGCGATTTGTCGATCCGCGATTTCTTTCGGGAACAACTCGCCGCCGATCAATTGCCAACCGGCAGCGATCGCAAATCGTTCCGGGCATTGGGCTTTCTCACGCTGGGCAATCGGTTCCTGAACCATCTTCCGGATATCATCGACGATCGCATTGATGTCGTGTCACGCGGCATGCTCGGACTGACGGTGAGCTGTGCACGCTGTCACGATCACAAATATGATCCGATTCCAACTGCCGATTACTACAGCCTTTACGGTGTCTTCCAAGCGTCGGTCGAACCCCTGCATCTGCCGACGATTGCCACCGAACCCACGCACCGCCCATATCGCATCTTCGCGGGGGAACTTCGACGGCGCGAACAGGCACTGACCGCATTTCTCGAGCAAAAAGCGACCGCCCTTCGGCGACAATCGCTGGAACGTGCCGCCGATTATCTACTAGCCGCGCAACGGGCATTATCGCAACCGCGGCAAGACGATTTTATGTTCGTTGCCGATGCCAACGACCTGAATCCGACCATGATTTTGCGCTGGCAGCGTCTGCTCGGTCGCACCCGAAAGGATCGCGATCCACGAATGCGACTTTGGCACGAATTGAGCATCGTCCCCGAATCAGCCTGGCCAAAACGACTCCCCGAATTGCTGCGGGAACATTCGGCAGAATCAACCGATCCCATGATTTGGCAAGCACTTCAGTCGAATCCACCGGCCACACTCGTCGAGTTGGCACGACGATATGCCACGCTGTTTCAAGAGGCGGATCGTCGCGCTTGGAAGTTGGCCGATGGGGAGCCGTTGCCCGAACCATGGCGTCGATGGCACGAGCTGATTTCTGGCCCCGAAGCACCACCGACGGTCGATCCGTTCCGATTCGGCGATTTGGCGCTGCTGCCGGATCGCCCCGCACAGGCGGAATATCGCCGACTGCGTCAGGCGGTTGAATCGTGGCGACTCTCCGCAGCGGCGGCGATCCCCCGCGCGCACACGTTGATGGATCTACCGAATCCGATTGAGCCGGTGATCTTCAAACGGGGCAACCCAGCCCAGCCGGGAGAGACGGTGCCGCGACAGTTTCTGGCGCTGCTTTCCGGGCCCAATCGCCAGCCGTTTCGTCATGGCAGTGGCCGGGCCGAGCTTGCAGACGCGATCGTCTCCCCGCAAAATCCGCTGACGGCTCGCGTGTTCGTGAATCGGGTTTGGCAGCAACATTTCGGCACGGGATTGGTCCAATCGACGAGCGATTTTGGCACGCGCAGCGATCCGCCATCGCATCCCGAATTGCTCGATTGGCTGGCGCGGGAATTCATGGCGCAGGGTTGGTCGCTGAAATGGCTGCATCGGCAGATAGTCATGTCGGCAACCTATCAACAATCGAGTCGGCCCCATCCCACGACCTGGCAACAGGATCGGGAAAATCGGCTCCTCGGTCGCATGCCCATTCGCCGATTGGATTGGGAAATGATTCAGGATTCGCTGCGACGACATCGGGGCACGCTCGATCCCACGGTTGGGGGTCCCTCGGATCGTTCCGGGTGGGAGAGCAACCGCCGCGCGATTTATCAGCATCTCGACCGGCAGCAGGTGCCAACGCTCTGGCGGACTTTCGATTTTGCTTCGCCGGATGCGAGTTGTCCCCGTCGTGATGAAACAACAACTGTCCCACAAGCCCTGTTTTTCCTGAATCATCCGCAAATTGAGGCGACCGCACGGGGCGTTCTTGCGCGTCCGGAAATCCGCTCCCAGGCGGTGCAATCCCGACTCGCGGCCATCTTCGCCGAATTGCTCCAACGCCCGCCAAGCGAGTCCGAATCGGCACGCTTTCACCAGTGGCTCGAACGGCCGAGCAACCGCGATGCACACTGGCAAACCATCGTCCAAGCCATTCTCTGCAGCAACGAATGGATGTTTCTGGATTGATTCTCTCTCCCTTTCCGAAACTGGAGGTTTCTGTCATGCAACCGGCTCCCACCTTTCAAGTGATTCCCGGGCAGGATGAATTAGCCGGCCTCACTCGCGATTTGCGATTCCATCCCAGTCCCGTGACACAGCCAACGACATTAACAATCGACCAAGTTCAACAATTTAATCAACAGGGCTATCTGAAAGGATTTCGGATCTTCTCGGATTCGGAAATCACGGAGAACCGGGATTATTTTGATCGCCTGTTGGCGAAAGTCATGGCCGAAGGTGGGGATAGCTACTCGATTTCGAGTGCCCATCTCCGATATGGAAAAGCCTGGGATCTGCTCACCGATCACCGATTGGTATCGATTGTGACCGATTTATTAGGTCCCAATGTGATTGGTTGGGGTGCTCATTTTTTCTGTAAGATGCCAGGCGATGGAAAAAAAGTGAGTTGGCATCAAGATGCGAGTTATTGGCCGTTAACTCCTTCGAAGGCAGTCACGATTTGGCTCGCGATTGATGATGCCGATATTGACAATGCCTGCATGCGTTACATTCCCGGCTCGCATCATCACGGGCATCTCACCTATACGCTCCATGAGAATGATCCCAATCAGGTGTTAAATCAAGAAGTGGTCGCGGCACCGGGGATGGGCGAGCCGATCGATGTGGAATTGCGGGCAGGTGAAATCAGCATTCACTCGGATTTGCTGCTGCATGGGTCGGAGGTGAACCAATCGCAACGCCGTCGCTGTGGCTTGACACTGCGATATTGTGCGGCAGATGTTGTGGCGCACCTGGGATGGAGCGAAAAAGGCGTCGTCGTGGCGGGTGATCCGCCCGCGCATTGGGCCAATCGCTCGCGTCCGAATCGGGATTGAGTCCCGTCGCGGGTTCGGAATCCACCGGCGAAATCGGCGGTGTCGCGTTCCACCAAACGGAACATTTTCCCAGAATCGGCATGCCTTTGGCTACGAGATTTGCCATGATTGCTTGAGATGATTTCGATGGTGAATCATTGACGATTCATCCCACCCGATGGAGATTCTCCCATGATTCGGTATGGCCTGATGATTGTGATGCTGCTGGCGACCGTTTCCACGGTTCATGCCGACGATCCCTGGCAACCGTTGTTTCCAACGAAAGACCTTCTCAATTGGGAGCTGAAAGGGTACAAGAATCCGCCGCCGGACCAATGGTATTTCGACGGTGACATTCTCAAATCCAAAGTCGGGCCGGGCTGGTTGAGTTCGAAGGCGGAATACCGCAATTTCAAGCTCAAATTCGAATGGAAAGTCCCCGAAGGTGGCAATAGTGGCGTGTTCTTGCGGGTGCCGACCAACTCCCCGGCCAATGTCTCGCCCAGCTCCACAGCGGTGGAAATTCAGATGCTCGATGACAACTCAGATAAGTATCGTGGGAAATTAAAGCCGTACCAATATTCGGGCGGATTCTATCATTTTAAGCCGGTCACGAAATCGATGTTCAAAGGTGCCAATGAATGGAATTCGTATGAAATCACGGTGAACGATGATCGAATTTCGTTACTGTATAACGGAGAATTGGTAAACGAGATTTCCGCCGCCGACTCCGCCGAATATGCCAAACGACCGCGGGTGGGTCACATCGGATTCCAAAATCATGGCACGGCGGTGCAGATTCGGAATATTCAAATCATGCCGTTGAAGTGAGATGCGCCCAGCAATCATCCGATGGCGATCGATTGGCCATCGGATGATTGGATGCGGCAGAGCAAATCAGCGATTATGCCGTCACCTTGGCGAACTTGCGGGGACGGCCATACGGCAGCCACTCGATCACATACAGATTCCCCTTGCTATCTACCGTCAGTGCATGGGGCGTTGAGAACTTATCGGGGTTATTCGGGATATCGGCCGGCTTCATTCCGGCGCCGTCGCCCAGATGGGCAACGACCTTGTCTTTCGCATCCAGAACCGTGACACGCGAGCCGAGTTCCGGCACAAACAAGTGCCCATCTGCTTGGTAGAAGCAGCACGGCAGGCGGAAACCGGGAACCGTTCGCTTGTATTCCAGATCCAGCGAGAAAACTTCCAGGCGATTGTTCGCTCGATCCGCGATATACACTTCCGGCTCACTGCCCAGCGTCGAGACCCAAACACCATGGCAGGTGTTGAACTTGCCGTGGTCGGTCCCCTTCCCGCCGATCGTCTTGAGATGCTTGAAATTCTTATCGAAGCGATGCACCAACTGACTGCCGTAGCCATCGACGATGTAGATATCGCCATTCGGCGCCACGGCCACATCGGTGGGATTATCGAATTTGAACTTCTGCGAGGTCGACGATTCTGCTTTCACCGAGCCGAGCGTGTAGAGCACTTTCCCCTTGAGATCGGTCTTATAGATGCGATTTCCGGGGGCGTTTTCGGTGAAGTAGAAGAATTCGCCTTCGGGTTCCTTGCTCCAATAGAGGCCATGCGCCGTGCTGGCGACTTGCTGGGTGGTGTACCCCACCGAGTCGGCGAAGTCTTTGGACCAGGTTTCCAGCAGCTTGCCTTCTTTGTCGAAGACGGCGACGCACGGCGAGGTGGAGCGGCTGGTCACATAGACGCGATCTTGCGAATCGACGACCACCGCGCACCCGAAGCCGTATTTCATCCCCATCGGGAGTGTGCCCCATTCGGGCTGCAACTCGAAGGTCATGGCACCGGAGCCAATCTTGACGGATTTGTCGCCGGGAGCGGCGGCGGCCCATTGGCCCATGGTCACGGCGGCGGCACCAGCGGCGGCCCATTGCATCAATTGGCGGCGATCCATGCGGCGTGGGAAGAGATATTCCGATTCCATGTGAGAACCTCTGCGTGCGGGGTGAGAGTCCGGGCGAATCGAGTCGCATTCGCCCGGTTCTCGCAGTGTCCCCGCTGCAAGCGTCGCTGTCAACGAGTTCCTCGCAGGAAGCGCACACAAACTGGCGAACCCACTTCCACAACCGATCCCGTCGCAGTCAGTTTCCCAGTCGTTGAATCGATGCGAAACACTTCGATGAGATGGTTTGCTTGTCCGCAGGCGAGCAAAAATTGGCCAGTGGGATCGATCGCAAAATTGCGCGGAATCTGGAATTTGCCCTGCGTATTGCCCAATGCGGTCAGCTTGCCATCGGCAGCAATGGCATACCCGGCAATCGAATTATGGCCGCGATTGGAACCGTAGACGAACTTCCCGGATGGATGCACCACCACTTCTGCGGTGCTGTTGCCCGGAAATTTCCCCTGGGGCAACGTCGAAAGCGTTTGCGTGGGCGTGAGCGTGCCCGACTTCGCATCGTAATCCATCGCCGTAATCGTGGAATCTAGCTCGTTGATGACGAAGGCTTGCTTGCCATTCGGATGAAATGCGAAATGTCGGGGACCGGCACCATCCGCGAGTTTGACAAACGGCGGCTCATTCGGGGTGATCGTCCCCTTGGCCGCATCGAAGCGATAGATCAGCACCTGATCCAACCCCAAATCGGCGACAAATGCGAATCGATTGGCGGCATCCAGATTGATCGAATGCGCATGCGGCGCTTCCTGCCGACTGGAATTCACGCTTTTTCCGCGATGCTGGACAAATCCAGTCGCCGCTGCCAATTTTCCGCCGTCTTGAATCGGCAGCACACTGGCATTGCCGCCGCCATAATTGGCCACGAGCACATTTTTTCCCGCCGCATCCACCACCACATGACAGGGGCCCGTGCCACCGGAAGATTGCTGATTCAACAGCGTCAACGCACCGGATTCGCCGATCTGGAACGCGGCCACGCCTCCGGCTTTTTTCCCCTGGAAATCCGACACCTCACCCACGGCGTACAGCACAGGCATCGTCGGGTGAATTGCCAGGAACGACGGATTGACCATCTTCCCGGCCAATTTCGGCTTCGATAGTTCGCCGGTTTTCAGATTCAGCGTCGCGGAATAGATTCCCTCACTTTTCGGCCCGGTATAGGTGCCCACATAGACCGTGAGCGATTCTGGAGTTGGCGTCGGCTCGGCTGCGGAGGCGGAAAGTGGGAACAGCACGGGGATGGAGAGCATGCCCAAGGCGATGCGGCGTGAGATGCCAAACATGGTTGGATTCCTGTTGCGGAAAAGGAGGATGCGGCCCGACTCCCACTCCGGAATCGGGCCGATCATCCGGTGCCCCATCATAGCAACCGATCCCAGCCGCCTCTGCGAAAAAATCAGGCGAGTTCCCAGGCATCATCTCGCGAATTCATTCACGACGCGGACGAGGTGGCGGAAGGTTTCCCCCACATGCTCGCGAACATTCCCGGCGAGCGCAAGAACGCCCCAATCCACGTCAATGTCAGAAACACACACCACACGGCGATGGGTTCATTTTTCGTCCAGTGCGTGCAGATGACGCCGCCCCAAAATCCGCTGGTGACCAACGCCCCCAACGGCAAGGTTCGCGGCAGCAAGAGGAGCAACGCGGCGATGATTTCGCCAATGGCGATGGTGGTGATTTTCTCGGCCATCCCCGATTCCTGCATCTTCGCCATTTCTTCGGGTGGAATCATCCCCAGGAGTTTGAATGTCCCGGCCATGATCATCAGCCCCGCCACCGGCACATGCATCACCCAGCCTGCAATTCGTGTCGCTCGCATGCCATCTCCCTCGTGTTACCGCACTGCCCAACGGATTACGCCAAATCGAATGCCAAGACTTCCGAATCGACCGTCGCCACCAATTCCAATTGCGATTCGTCTTCGACCGCCAGCCCATCGCCGGGCAGCAAGCGTTGCCCATTCACGACCAGATCCCCGGCCACCGCCTGCACCCACGCCCCACGCCCGGCCGCCAGCGGATGATGCAGCGTCTGCCCGGCATCAATTCGCCCCCGCAGCAACGAGCTGTCTTGATGAATCTTCAGCGAATCATTCCGACCATCGATGCTGGCAATCCAACGCCAGCCTGTCTGTTCCAACGGAGCAAATACCCGTTGCTCATACGATGGAGGTAATCCCTTTTGATTCGGTAATAACCAAATTTGGTACAGATGCAACTGTTCTTCGCTCGAAGGATTATACTCACTGTGCAGAATCCCTGAACCGGCGGTCATCCGTTGCCATTCGCCCGCCGAAATCACGCCGCGCGACCCGAGCGAATCCCGATGCTCAATCGAGCCGGAAATCACATAGGTGAGAATCTCCATATCTCGGTGCGGGTGCATGCCAAACCCTTGTCCTGGAAGGACATAGTCTTCGTTCATCACCCGCAAGGTGCGAAAGCGCATCCGATTCGGATCGTAAAATTCGCCGAACGAAAACGAATGGTACGTCTTTAGCCAACCATGATCGAACGCGCCGCGTCGATCCCGATGATGAAACATCAACATTTGTTGCTCCTGTTCTCGGATGGATCGATCCCAGTTCGGAACCGATCCGTCAGGTAACATCCATTCGATGCGACTCGTCCGTTGAAGGATTCCCAAAGAGACCGTCACCGAAAGCCGGTTTTGGATGACAGGGACGAGTCAGACAAAAATTCTGAAAAAATTTTCGCTCCGAAGCGTCCGCCCCACGGAGTGAATTCCGTTGAGTCTATTGAAGCGAAATTCGCAGAGGGGTCTCACGACTCGCAATCGTTCGGTTCCCTCTATATTTTGAACCGGGATGAGATCCCCTCTGCCGCTTTCTCGCTTCACCTTTCGCACTTGATTCTGCTTTCCCCAGATCACTATCAATCTTCTGTCGATCTTACCAATCGGTAAGATGCCAGAATCGATTCACATATTCGACAATCGAATCATCATGCGAATCCTGTTAGTCGGTGGCGCCGGCGACTCGGGGAG
This DNA window, taken from Tuwongella immobilis, encodes the following:
- the lpxB gene encoding lipid-A-disaccharide synthase; translated protein: MHLFISAGEPSGDLHGSNLIHALRQRVPNIRFTGLGGEKMEAAGCPLLDPMANHSVMGYKAVLQNLSYFISLVGRARCEIRKTRPDAVVVIDYPGFHFGLAKRVKPLNIPVFWFVAPQLWAWANWRVRKMQRWVDMVLTTLPFEETWFRDRGVNAKWVGHPYFDELRHQPRDTMFLQSQRQIAGPLIAILPGSRRREVERNLPMQLRAAAKIHASRPDVRFAVASFNDVQAGIAREMVQQQNAIRPIPVEVFQGRTPELIETATACISVSGSVSLELMHALKPAVIHYHISWIDQKIMERALTVPYITLVNLLENQRVYPEYLGNEDRSSEIAEHILGWLNSPSELAAKIAQLQSIRDRVAIPGACSNAADAILERIAELQSNRSRRAAS
- a CDS encoding DUF4339 domain-containing protein, with translation MADAEWHVLRHNITEGPLSYSELQRRTIAGTLDRTDLVWQDGLTDWVQAGTIKGLFRAPPPPPKTTSVVAVSANGTTAGRVDPIANRRMISQLRDDSADVQLFWAEAMRVVVRLNPVNIQIHNFLSFINQVVDGTPRHDIARLVQEAMQQVDLTNAAPMLDESLDGITAVGPELIKGYTSELLAVWPKVTQFVQHRWLEDPAKEGESLRQQLRRAVQAHRQDLVVIQNHFRQLQEFHSRYHAIMTRNSVWDYVLGFAAGFFGGGIGAIGAQVWDDWRGKSDTDFAQSFGNAVDQFSGAALSFTQKTEQEVESVVAAFLKDLHSFTQGTISALESVADSKDLTPIYHKLHDPDPADAPDEDGKQFFEIVLSNLRDQKISARSEANIREMLGMR
- a CDS encoding DUF1549 and DUF1553 domain-containing protein; this translates as MRIGILGICLIFPGLTSPIRAESPHHWAWQPLRVATPPAVREAGWIRTPVDAWILAQLESAALPHAPQADRRSLIRRITYDLIGLPPTSAEVDAFLADSSPHAWENLVNRLLDSPHYGERWARMWLDVARYADTKGPIFFEEAEFPWAWTYRDYVIESFNRDLSIRDFFREQLAADQLPTGSDRKSFRALGFLTLGNRFLNHLPDIIDDRIDVVSRGMLGLTVSCARCHDHKYDPIPTADYYSLYGVFQASVEPLHLPTIATEPTHRPYRIFAGELRRREQALTAFLEQKATALRRQSLERAADYLLAAQRALSQPRQDDFMFVADANDLNPTMILRWQRLLGRTRKDRDPRMRLWHELSIVPESAWPKRLPELLREHSAESTDPMIWQALQSNPPATLVELARRYATLFQEADRRAWKLADGEPLPEPWRRWHELISGPEAPPTVDPFRFGDLALLPDRPAQAEYRRLRQAVESWRLSAAAAIPRAHTLMDLPNPIEPVIFKRGNPAQPGETVPRQFLALLSGPNRQPFRHGSGRAELADAIVSPQNPLTARVFVNRVWQQHFGTGLVQSTSDFGTRSDPPSHPELLDWLAREFMAQGWSLKWLHRQIVMSATYQQSSRPHPTTWQQDRENRLLGRMPIRRLDWEMIQDSLRRHRGTLDPTVGGPSDRSGWESNRRAIYQHLDRQQVPTLWRTFDFASPDASCPRRDETTTVPQALFFLNHPQIEATARGVLARPEIRSQAVQSRLAAIFAELLQRPPSESESARFHQWLERPSNRDAHWQTIVQAILCSNEWMFLD
- a CDS encoding phytanoyl-CoA dioxygenase family protein, giving the protein MQPAPTFQVIPGQDELAGLTRDLRFHPSPVTQPTTLTIDQVQQFNQQGYLKGFRIFSDSEITENRDYFDRLLAKVMAEGGDSYSISSAHLRYGKAWDLLTDHRLVSIVTDLLGPNVIGWGAHFFCKMPGDGKKVSWHQDASYWPLTPSKAVTIWLAIDDADIDNACMRYIPGSHHHGHLTYTLHENDPNQVLNQEVVAAPGMGEPIDVELRAGEISIHSDLLLHGSEVNQSQRRRCGLTLRYCAADVVAHLGWSEKGVVVAGDPPAHWANRSRPNRD
- a CDS encoding 3-keto-disaccharide hydrolase — protein: MIRYGLMIVMLLATVSTVHADDPWQPLFPTKDLLNWELKGYKNPPPDQWYFDGDILKSKVGPGWLSSKAEYRNFKLKFEWKVPEGGNSGVFLRVPTNSPANVSPSSTAVEIQMLDDNSDKYRGKLKPYQYSGGFYHFKPVTKSMFKGANEWNSYEITVNDDRISLLYNGELVNEISAADSAEYAKRPRVGHIGFQNHGTAVQIRNIQIMPLK